Proteins from one Mugil cephalus isolate CIBA_MC_2020 chromosome 15, CIBA_Mcephalus_1.1, whole genome shotgun sequence genomic window:
- the p2rx1 gene encoding P2X purinoceptor 1 isoform X1, with protein MKSQITNALSDFFFEYETPRQVLVRNRRVGVVCRLIQLGVLAYIIGWVFIYEKGYQSTDTAVSSVFTKMKGVGYTNVSGKERIWDVADYVFPSQGDSSFVVMTNYIITEGQTMGKCPELPDKHNCTSDADCKGGSFKRTGHGQMTGVCSKTTKTCEVLAWCPVEDDTKIPDKPLLMSAENYTLFIKNSVTFPLFDVTRSNLVEGIDAQYISKCLYDPNDAPLCPIFRLGDIVKLSGFNFETIARVGGAIGIVVDWTCNFDVAEKHCKPQYNFHGLYGNPTETDKARASVGYNFRYAKHYMEDKVQKRTLLKVFGIRIDIIVQSLARKFDIIPTLTAIGSGVGIFGVATVVCDLVLLYFLPKREFYKNMKFKYTHSQTQDPDSEAGSTETEVKVRHFWRSMKSIIFVRADYLSFVCAEVNWEQARR; from the exons ATGAAGAGCCAAATCACCAACGCCCTCTCCGATTTCTTCTTTGAGTACGAGACCCCTCGTCAGGTGCTGGTGAGGAACAGGAGGGTGGGAGTGGTGTGTCGGCTGATCCAGCTGGGGGTCCTGGCTTACATCATAGG GTGGGTATTCATCTACGAGAAAGGTTACCAGTCCACGGACACAGCAGTCAGTTCCGTCTTCACCAAAATGAAAGGTGTGGGCTACACCAACGTGAGTGGAAAAGAGAGAATCTGGGATGTGGCCGACTACGTCTTCCCTTCTCAG GGAGACTCATCATTTGTTGTGATGACGAACTACATCATAACCGAAGGTCAGACGATGGGAAAGTGTCCAGAG CTCCCAGACAAGCACAACTGCACCTCAGACGCTGACTGCAAAGGAGGGAGTTTCAAACGTACGGGACATG GACAAATGACTGGAGTCTGTTCGAAAACCACCAAGACCTGTGAGGTGTTAGCCTGGTGCCCAGTTGAGGATGATACCAAGATACCGGA TAAACCTCTGCTGATGTCTGCAGAGAACTACACACTGTTCATCAAAAACTCTGTGACTTTCCCATTATTTGATGTCACAAG GAGCAACCTCGTGGAGGGCATAGATGCTCAGTACATTAGCAAATGCCTTTACGATCCAAACGATGCTCCACTGTGTCCTATATTCAGACTGGGAGACATAGTTAAGCTGTCGGGCTTCAACTTTGAAACAATAGCTCGTGTG GGAGGGGCCATTGGTATTGTTGTTGACTGGACATGTAACTTTGATGTGgctgagaaacactgtaaaccGCAGTACAACTTCCACGGTTTGTATGGGAACCCCACTGAGACAGACAAAGCCAGAGCTTCAGTGGGCTACAATTTCAG GTATGCAAAGCATTACATGGAAGATAAAGTTCAGAAAAGAACTCTTCTCAAAGTGTTTGGCATCAGGATCGATATCATCGTCCAGTCTCTG GCCCGAAAGTTTGATATCATCCCGACGCTGACAGCAATAGGCTCTGGCGTGGGAATTTTTGGAGTG gcAACTGTAGTTTGTGACTTAGTGCTGCTCTATTTTCTGCCAAAAAGAGAATTTTACAAGaacatgaaattcaaatacacacactcacaaactcAG GATCCTGATTCAGAGGCAGGCAGCACCGAGACTGAGGTAAAAGTAAGACATTTTTGGAGGTCAATGAAGTCCATCATTTTTGTGAGGGCtgattatttgtcttttgtgtgtgcagaAGTGAATTGGGAACAAGCAAGGCGATAG
- the p2rx1 gene encoding P2X purinoceptor 1 isoform X2, whose product MKSQITNALSDFFFEYETPRQVLVRNRRVGVVCRLIQLGVLAYIIGWVFIYEKGYQSTDTAVSSVFTKMKGVGYTNVSGKERIWDVADYVFPSQGDSSFVVMTNYIITEGQTMGKCPELPDKHNCTSDADCKGGSFKRQMTGVCSKTTKTCEVLAWCPVEDDTKIPDKPLLMSAENYTLFIKNSVTFPLFDVTRSNLVEGIDAQYISKCLYDPNDAPLCPIFRLGDIVKLSGFNFETIARVGGAIGIVVDWTCNFDVAEKHCKPQYNFHGLYGNPTETDKARASVGYNFRYAKHYMEDKVQKRTLLKVFGIRIDIIVQSLARKFDIIPTLTAIGSGVGIFGVATVVCDLVLLYFLPKREFYKNMKFKYTHSQTQDPDSEAGSTETEVKVRHFWRSMKSIIFVRADYLSFVCAEVNWEQARR is encoded by the exons ATGAAGAGCCAAATCACCAACGCCCTCTCCGATTTCTTCTTTGAGTACGAGACCCCTCGTCAGGTGCTGGTGAGGAACAGGAGGGTGGGAGTGGTGTGTCGGCTGATCCAGCTGGGGGTCCTGGCTTACATCATAGG GTGGGTATTCATCTACGAGAAAGGTTACCAGTCCACGGACACAGCAGTCAGTTCCGTCTTCACCAAAATGAAAGGTGTGGGCTACACCAACGTGAGTGGAAAAGAGAGAATCTGGGATGTGGCCGACTACGTCTTCCCTTCTCAG GGAGACTCATCATTTGTTGTGATGACGAACTACATCATAACCGAAGGTCAGACGATGGGAAAGTGTCCAGAG CTCCCAGACAAGCACAACTGCACCTCAGACGCTGACTGCAAAGGAGGGAGTTTCAAAC GACAAATGACTGGAGTCTGTTCGAAAACCACCAAGACCTGTGAGGTGTTAGCCTGGTGCCCAGTTGAGGATGATACCAAGATACCGGA TAAACCTCTGCTGATGTCTGCAGAGAACTACACACTGTTCATCAAAAACTCTGTGACTTTCCCATTATTTGATGTCACAAG GAGCAACCTCGTGGAGGGCATAGATGCTCAGTACATTAGCAAATGCCTTTACGATCCAAACGATGCTCCACTGTGTCCTATATTCAGACTGGGAGACATAGTTAAGCTGTCGGGCTTCAACTTTGAAACAATAGCTCGTGTG GGAGGGGCCATTGGTATTGTTGTTGACTGGACATGTAACTTTGATGTGgctgagaaacactgtaaaccGCAGTACAACTTCCACGGTTTGTATGGGAACCCCACTGAGACAGACAAAGCCAGAGCTTCAGTGGGCTACAATTTCAG GTATGCAAAGCATTACATGGAAGATAAAGTTCAGAAAAGAACTCTTCTCAAAGTGTTTGGCATCAGGATCGATATCATCGTCCAGTCTCTG GCCCGAAAGTTTGATATCATCCCGACGCTGACAGCAATAGGCTCTGGCGTGGGAATTTTTGGAGTG gcAACTGTAGTTTGTGACTTAGTGCTGCTCTATTTTCTGCCAAAAAGAGAATTTTACAAGaacatgaaattcaaatacacacactcacaaactcAG GATCCTGATTCAGAGGCAGGCAGCACCGAGACTGAGGTAAAAGTAAGACATTTTTGGAGGTCAATGAAGTCCATCATTTTTGTGAGGGCtgattatttgtcttttgtgtgtgcagaAGTGAATTGGGAACAAGCAAGGCGATAG